A genomic stretch from Sphaerodactylus townsendi isolate TG3544 linkage group LG15, MPM_Stown_v2.3, whole genome shotgun sequence includes:
- the LOC125444137 gene encoding olfactory receptor 2AP1-like — protein sequence MQGEENSEGQNRTAVTSFILQGFGNVEDLNVLLFLLFLAIYLVTLSGNVLIVVLVMAEQHLHTPMYFFLANLSFLESCYTSTILPRMLASFVTGDKTISVLGCILQMHFFSTLGAAECYLLAAMSYDRYVAICKPLHYATLMNEKVCVLLVALSWMVGLLLITILTCLLSQLKFCNQYIINCFFCDFTPIVQLSCSDTQVVEIAGLVTSSIGILPTFLITVTSYAFIITAILKIPSSTGRQKAFSTCSSHLTVVSIFYGSLMVVYVFPTTEKFKDLNKVFSFLYTVLTPMANPFIYSLRNKEVRNSLRKSIISVMGFFWPT from the coding sequence ATGCAGGGAGAGGAAAACTCAGAGGGGCAAAACAGAACAGCCGTCACCAGCTTCATCCTCCAGGGCTTTGGGAATGTTGAAGACTTGAATGTTCTTCTTTTCTTATTATTTCTAGCTATCTACCTGGTGACTCTGTCAGGCAATGTTCTCATTGTTGTCCTGGTGATGGCTGAACAGCACCTTCATACACCAATGTATTTCTTTCTGGCAAATCTATCCTTTTTGGAATCGTGCTACACTTCAACAATATTACCAAGAATGCTGGCCAGTTTTGTCACAGGGGACAAAACCATTTCTGTTTTGGGCTGCATCCTGCAGATGCATTTCTTTTCTACTCTGGGAGCTGCAGAATGTTACCTCTTGGCAGCCATGTCATATGATCGCTATGTTGCCATATGTAAACCTTTGCATTATGCTACACTTATGAATGAGAAAGTGTGTGTCCTGCTTGTTGCTTTATCATGGATGGTTGGGCTGCTGCTTATAACTATCTTAACATGTTTGTTGTCACAACTTAAATTTTGCAACCAATATATAATCAACTGTTTCTTCTGTGATTTCACCCCCATTGTTCAGCTTTCCTGCAGCGACACTCAGGTTGTTGAAATCGCAGGTTTAGTAACATCTTCTATAGGGATTCTGCCTACATTTCTCATAACTGTGACATCCTATGCTTTTATTATCACAGCAATTTTGAAAATCCCCTCCAGCACTGGAAGGCAAAAGGCATTTTCCACCTGCTCTTCCCATCTCACTGTGGTTTCCATTTTTTATGGATCCTTAATGGTGGTCTATGTCTTTCCAACAACTGAGAAGTTCAAGGATCTCAACAAGGTCTTCTCTTTTTTGTACACAGTTCTAACTCCGATGGCCAATCCTTTCATATACAGCCTAAGAAACAAAGAAGTCAGGAACAGTCTTAGAAAAAGCATTATATCAGTTATGGGGTTTTTCTGGCCTACATAG